The Syngnathus scovelli strain Florida chromosome 21, RoL_Ssco_1.2, whole genome shotgun sequence DNA segment GATCGAGAGCAGGTAAGATTAGCTGTTGCGTTTAATCATGTGAATTTGATTATTGTAATCAAATAAACGCGTTTTGTCCACTGTTTGGGAACCTAAATCGACATAACCTTGACCTGCTAACGTCAGTTTGAGCTAAGCAGTTAGCAACTTCAGAGGGTGAAGAATTACAATAGTTATTGCGCTCAGCGTATTTTGaatcatgttttttattttttttatgtcttcagCATCTGGTGTTTCAAAGGCCGATCTACCCGGCGCGTACCCTAAGACTGCAGAGGAGAGAGCTGCTGCAGCAAAGAAGTACAACTTGAGGGTTGAGGACTATGAGCCGTATCCAGACAAAGGAGAGGGGTACGCCTTGATTACTGCAATATTAGTTTAATTTGGTTGAATGTAACTTTTATTTATGTGATTTTACAGTATACTCACTGTATTGTGGAAAAGTAGGCCTACTGTCACCAGTGCAGTTTTCAATGCCATTTTGTTATACGTTTTCTCATCATGATCTCTTCAATTTGTTTGATTCTTGCAGCTATGGTGATTACCCTAAACTTCCTGACCGATCTCAGCAAGAGAGGGACCCCTGGTATCAATGGGACCACCAAGACCTGAGGAGGAACTGGGGAGAGCCGGTAAAAAGCACAAGATGATGAGCAACTTTTTGTTCTTCCACATGGAAGTTGTATGTTACAGTCaatcaggcatttttttttcctttctataTTTCTAGCTACATTGGGATTTTGACATGTACATCAGGAATCGTGTGGATACATCTCCCACTCCTACGTCCTGGAACAGCATGTGTAAACAGCTGTTTGGTTTCATCGGCTTCATGTTGTTCATGTTTTACGTCGGGGAGAAATTTCCTTGTTACCAGGCTGTTGTAAGTACAAACCACAGCACTTAAATGTTGACTTTATCATGTGCCAATAGACCCTTCTACTGTGTTGTCACTGTTAAAATTGTTGTCTTGTTTTATGAAACGTTTAATGATGTGTTGTAATTAGTGGTATTTTTAAGTGTTTATTTAATTATACAGTGATTTTCTCCATTCCAGGCACCCAAACAGTATCCCTACAACAACTTGTACTTGGAGAAGGGTGGAGATCCTGAAAAACAGCCTGAGGAAGTGAAGAATTATGAAATATAAATGCTATTGTCCTCCATGTGTATATACATTTGTCAAGAATAAAAACCTCTACCTAGTACACATTTTTTTCCTGTCGTTAGTTTAGAATTTTGCTTGTTGTACCAGTAATATTAATATGGGAATGTAATTTGTGCAAAGTGACTTAAGATTAAGAAGTGTAAATGTTGTTTTGAACAGGTTTGCGTATGGGCAATCTTTTGCTCCATGTCGGCCGCCGTAGCCGAGCGACAACTCGTCAACACGGGTCAGACTCCGGCTGCTAAACGATTAGCTCGGCTACAGCTAACGTCAGCTCTGCTTGTGGGCTGTCCGGCTGGCATACAAACTGTTGTAAGTGACAGTTACATGAATTATTAATGTATTTTGTTTGGCGAgtttaacattttaaacacgCGTCGCTTATTTTTCTATGTGAAACGGAGCAACAAGGGTGTTGGCTTCTTAGCTGTGCTGTCACTAGCCGCATAGTGATAGTCGGCTCAGGTTTAGCGTGGAATTATGAATTCGGCGACGGCGCTAGCTCGTAGCGAAATGTCCACGACTATGTATAATTTGTTGGATAATTAGTTTTTAAATGCTTTGCTTCTTAGCTACCAATTATTAGCTACTACTCCTGTGTGAAGCTAATGCTAATCACTAGCCTGCATTGACTTCGACTTTACTCAAGCGAAGGTACGCTTATGAACCGTACCGAGGCGGACCTCATGAAACATTTCCTTATTAATTGCAAAAATGTGCTCACAAACATAACTTTTTGCTTGCTTGTCATTTTTTGCCGCTATTTAAATGACTCGCCAGTTTGCCCACATTTTTTAAGGAATTATCCTTTCGCTAGCAGTCGTAGGTGTGACTGAGTCCGGTTTATTGTGCAACAAaatgtgttgagtcaaattctcAGTTATTGTCTAATGTCATTTAATAACCACTCATGATACTCTAGTTTTTTTGTCTGAACACACAGTGGTCATTCAAAGACCCACTGTAGTAGGTTATCTCGAATGTACCTAATTATAAATAAGGTCATGTATTTTAAGTGTT contains these protein-coding regions:
- the ndufb8 gene encoding NADH dehydrogenase [ubiquinone] 1 beta subcomplex subunit 8, mitochondrial, producing the protein MAVVGLRRWAQALSKGQGSGISALLSGSRAASGVSKADLPGAYPKTAEERAAAAKKYNLRVEDYEPYPDKGEGYGDYPKLPDRSQQERDPWYQWDHQDLRRNWGEPLHWDFDMYIRNRVDTSPTPTSWNSMCKQLFGFIGFMLFMFYVGEKFPCYQAVAPKQYPYNNLYLEKGGDPEKQPEEVKNYEI